The following proteins are co-located in the Pseudomonas synxantha genome:
- a CDS encoding ABC transporter ATP-binding protein has translation MNLIEIRDLCVAFSGQTVVRNLSLDVRPGECLALVGESGSGKSVTAHSILQLLPEAGTLSTGSVKYRGQELMGASPATLQKLRGNRIAMIFQEPMTSLNPLHSIEKQIGETLLLHKGLGGKAAQARILELLELVGIQKPQERLKAYPHQLSGGQRQRVMIAMALACEPELLIADEPTTALDVTVQRKILLLLKSLQQRLGMSLLLISHDLNLVRSIAQRVCVMHAGEIVEQADCQTLFTAPQHPYSRLLLDAEPAGDALCGDERETVLQVDDLSVKFPLGGGLFRRKTYLHAVDGISLSVQRGKTLGIVGESGSGKSTLGQAILRLLDSNGSIRFQGEALDPLNHQQMRPWRKQMQVVFQDPYGSLSPRMSVQQIISEGLEVHAPCSLAERDAQVIQVLKDVGLDPASRHRYPHEFSGGQRQRIAIARALVLKPALMLLDEPTSALDRTVQKQVVALLRELQDKYGLTYLFISHDLAVVRAMAHDLIVVKDGKVVERGASHAVFESPQHPYTKELLAAAHIPL, from the coding sequence GGGCAAGTCGGTGACGGCCCATTCGATCCTGCAACTGCTGCCCGAAGCCGGCACATTGAGCACCGGCTCGGTGAAGTATCGCGGCCAGGAGCTGATGGGCGCGTCGCCGGCCACCCTGCAAAAGCTGCGCGGCAACCGCATTGCGATGATCTTCCAGGAGCCGATGACCTCCTTGAACCCGCTGCACAGCATCGAAAAGCAGATCGGCGAAACCCTGCTGCTGCACAAGGGCCTGGGCGGCAAGGCGGCACAGGCGCGCATCCTCGAACTGTTGGAACTGGTGGGCATCCAGAAGCCCCAGGAACGGCTCAAGGCCTACCCGCACCAGCTGTCCGGTGGCCAGCGCCAGCGGGTGATGATCGCCATGGCCTTGGCCTGCGAGCCAGAGCTGCTGATTGCCGACGAACCCACCACGGCGCTGGATGTGACCGTGCAGCGCAAGATCCTGCTGCTGCTCAAGTCCTTGCAGCAACGCCTGGGCATGTCACTGCTGCTGATCAGCCATGACCTCAACCTGGTACGCAGCATTGCCCAGCGTGTCTGCGTGATGCATGCCGGCGAAATTGTTGAGCAGGCCGACTGCCAGACACTGTTTACGGCCCCGCAGCACCCCTACAGCCGCTTGCTGCTGGACGCCGAGCCGGCGGGCGATGCGCTGTGCGGCGATGAGCGCGAGACGGTGTTGCAGGTGGATGACCTGAGCGTGAAATTCCCCCTCGGCGGCGGATTGTTTCGGCGCAAGACCTACCTGCATGCGGTGGACGGCATCAGCCTCAGCGTGCAACGCGGCAAGACCCTGGGGATTGTTGGCGAGTCCGGTTCGGGCAAGTCCACCCTGGGCCAGGCGATCCTGCGCTTGCTCGACTCCAACGGCAGCATCCGCTTCCAGGGCGAGGCCCTCGACCCACTTAACCATCAGCAGATGCGCCCATGGCGCAAGCAGATGCAGGTGGTGTTCCAGGACCCCTATGGCAGCCTCAGCCCACGCATGTCGGTGCAGCAGATCATCAGCGAAGGCCTGGAAGTGCATGCACCCTGCAGCCTGGCCGAGCGCGATGCGCAGGTGATCCAGGTGCTCAAGGATGTGGGCCTCGACCCCGCCAGCCGGCATCGCTACCCCCATGAATTCTCCGGCGGCCAGCGCCAGCGCATCGCCATCGCCCGCGCCCTGGTGCTCAAGCCGGCGTTGATGCTGCTCGACGAGCCCACATCGGCCCTGGACCGTACGGTGCAGAAACAAGTGGTGGCGCTGCTGCGTGAACTACAGGACAAATACGGCCTGACCTACCTGTTTATCAGCCATGACCTGGCCGTGGTCCGCGCCATGGCCCATGACCTGATCGTGGTCAAGGATGGCAAGGTGGTGGAGCGCGGTGCCAGCCATGCTGTGTTTGAATCGCCCCAGCACCCCTATACCAAGGAGCTGTTGGCTGCAGCGCACATCCCTTTGTGA